One region of Streptococcus parasanguinis genomic DNA includes:
- a CDS encoding MFS transporter yields the protein MILEKFSSNFKNLILGRSSRNIADSFYFIALSIGLIKVYNIEAGQLSLFTLIGFIPNLLAVFYGSFVNKIQRDKVWLVTFQVLQLFIIFITILCLRYRFEVFYLYIFNFLFSLSTNLLNTLQMKIVPETLENDEETINKSIDVQYMASNVLDIISNLFASLLLGVLSYFVVFNMSIPFFVAAIYFMLKIRLDIPDKKKSDGMSENIESESESTFQLLDTISAFRESKFASFIVITESILSGGTDLLLTLAPLYLVSEGIPIQYLGLVLAVQRLADLTGAFVAPRIKISYKKFFFIDYIVSGFFLFLVFVIPIPLIKLLLFGLSFIIIGISGNMFEKMIYSEYNYENMGLIYSTNSSLYALFSIVFLIVPQFYSDIHILGITINIFTVLVGFYLLFINNPFKESKGIENEPESYAE from the coding sequence ATGATATTAGAAAAATTCAGTAGTAACTTTAAAAACTTGATATTAGGTAGATCTTCTAGAAATATTGCAGATAGTTTTTACTTCATTGCATTGTCGATTGGGTTAATCAAAGTTTATAATATTGAAGCTGGTCAGTTATCTTTATTTACTCTAATAGGTTTTATCCCTAACTTACTTGCCGTTTTTTATGGAAGTTTTGTAAATAAAATCCAAAGAGATAAAGTCTGGCTAGTAACTTTTCAAGTTCTTCAACTTTTTATAATTTTCATTACTATTCTATGCTTAAGGTATCGCTTTGAAGTTTTTTATCTTTATATTTTTAATTTTTTGTTTAGTTTATCAACAAATCTACTTAACACATTACAAATGAAGATTGTTCCAGAAACATTAGAAAATGATGAAGAAACGATAAACAAATCTATAGATGTTCAGTATATGGCTTCAAATGTGTTAGACATTATTAGTAACCTGTTTGCCTCATTACTGTTGGGAGTGTTGTCCTATTTTGTTGTTTTCAATATGAGTATTCCATTTTTTGTAGCTGCGATATACTTTATGTTGAAAATCAGGTTAGATATACCTGATAAAAAAAAGTCAGATGGTATGTCTGAAAATATAGAAAGCGAAAGTGAATCAACTTTTCAACTTTTGGACACAATTTCTGCTTTTCGAGAATCAAAATTTGCCTCTTTTATTGTAATTACAGAGTCAATTTTAAGTGGCGGAACAGATCTACTTTTAACTTTAGCCCCCTTATATCTTGTATCGGAAGGAATTCCTATTCAGTATCTTGGGTTAGTATTGGCAGTACAACGATTAGCAGATTTGACAGGTGCTTTTGTGGCACCTAGGATAAAAATATCATATAAAAAGTTTTTCTTTATTGATTATATTGTATCGGGCTTCTTTTTATTTTTAGTATTTGTAATACCAATTCCATTGATTAAGCTTTTGCTATTTGGATTATCATTTATAATTATTGGTATATCTGGTAATATGTTTGAAAAAATGATTTATTCTGAATATAACTATGAAAATATGGGGTTAATCTATTCTACTAATTCAAGCTTATATGCTTTATTTTCAATTGTATTCTTAATAGTTCCCCAGTTTTATTCGGATATACATATTCTAGGGATAACGATAAATATATTTACGGTATTAGTAGGATTTTATTTGTTATTTATTAACAATCCATTTAAGGAAAGTAAGGGAATAGAAAATGAACCAGAAAGTTATGCAGAATAA
- the pezA gene encoding type II toxin-antitoxin system antitoxin PezA — translation MIGENIKTLRKAHNLTQPEFAKIVGISRNSLSRYENGASSVSTELIDRICQKFNVSYIDIVGEEKLLTPVEDYQLTLKIEVIKERGANILAQLYRFQDELEIAFDDANNPWVLMSDDLSDLINTKIYLVETFEDVERYNGYLDGIERMLEQATHLVVA, via the coding sequence ATGATCGGAGAAAATATTAAAACGTTGCGCAAGGCACATAACCTGACCCAGCCTGAGTTCGCAAAGATTGTTGGTATCTCTCGAAATAGCCTAAGTCGTTATGAAAATGGAGCAAGTTCAGTTTCGACAGAATTAATAGATCGTATTTGCCAGAAATTTAATGTTTCCTATATCGATATTGTAGGAGAGGAAAAACTGCTCACACCAGTAGAAGATTACCAGCTAACCTTGAAAATTGAAGTGATTAAAGAACGAGGGGCGAATATCTTAGCGCAACTTTATCGTTTTCAAGATGAACTAGAAATTGCATTTGATGATGCTAATAATCCTTGGGTTCTAATGAGCGATGATCTTTCTGATTTGATTAACACGAAGATTTATCTTGTTGAAACTTTTGAGGATGTAGAGCGATATAATGGCTATTTGGATGGCATTGAACGTATGCTAGAACAAGCTACTCATCTGGTGGTGGCTTAA
- a CDS encoding SIR2 family protein, whose protein sequence is MKKLKKQFISDFSAAMLENNAAIFAGAGLSVPSGYVNWKELLRQFSDSIGLNIDKEYDLISVAQYYKNSAQSKNQISQKLIQEFTKDSKDNNLLTLLTSMPIETFWTTNYDHLIEDNLKKAGKRVDIKIDNNDLSITPPNIDATVYKFHGDISRPYEAILTRDDYESFDKSHKLFIQTLRGDLISKTFVFVGYSLNDPDIQQILSKIRLLIGENIRMHYCFRKNLTIDMFENSQDPESELEYGKIKQEHEINDLKRYGIHTILIEDYNEIDELFNQSYKLYLTNSVFIAGSCRNYGEWDEDSATEFLYLLGYKLIANEIIVGNGNIEGVGPQVINGVMTAINDKNLDISKYLKIKTLPLIKGSDKHIDSSAKKRFQDNMISEAGIVIFVFGNQYYDGTLSNSKGVLEDFDRAIKQNRFIIPVGSTGWSSLEVYQTLLSEIDKYSYLTPFLDKLLIEKDPEILSQTIIDCIKHIRDAYIMDKL, encoded by the coding sequence ATGAAAAAACTAAAAAAACAATTTATTTCTGATTTTAGTGCGGCAATGTTAGAAAATAATGCAGCAATTTTTGCTGGTGCAGGACTTTCTGTTCCCTCAGGTTATGTAAATTGGAAAGAATTATTACGGCAATTTTCTGATTCGATTGGACTAAATATTGATAAAGAGTATGACTTAATTTCAGTTGCCCAATATTACAAAAATTCTGCACAATCAAAAAATCAGATTTCACAAAAATTAATACAAGAATTTACAAAAGACTCTAAAGATAATAATTTGCTAACACTGTTAACGAGCATGCCTATTGAAACTTTTTGGACAACTAATTATGACCACTTAATTGAGGATAATTTGAAGAAAGCTGGAAAACGTGTAGACATCAAGATTGATAATAATGATTTGTCAATTACCCCTCCAAATATTGATGCGACTGTCTATAAATTTCATGGAGATATTTCTAGACCCTATGAGGCAATATTGACTCGTGATGATTACGAGAGTTTTGATAAGAGTCACAAACTTTTTATTCAAACACTCCGCGGAGATCTGATTAGTAAAACATTTGTATTTGTAGGATATAGTTTAAATGATCCAGATATTCAGCAAATTCTAAGCAAAATTAGATTATTAATCGGAGAAAATATTAGGATGCACTATTGTTTTAGGAAAAATTTGACCATTGATATGTTTGAAAATTCCCAAGACCCTGAAAGTGAATTAGAATACGGAAAGATAAAACAAGAGCACGAAATAAATGATTTAAAAAGATATGGTATTCATACTATTTTGATTGAAGATTATAATGAGATTGATGAACTATTTAATCAATCTTATAAGTTATATTTAACAAATAGTGTATTTATTGCTGGAAGTTGTAGAAATTATGGAGAATGGGATGAAGATAGTGCTACTGAGTTCCTATATCTTTTAGGATATAAATTAATTGCTAATGAAATTATAGTAGGTAACGGTAATATAGAAGGTGTAGGACCACAGGTGATTAATGGCGTAATGACCGCTATTAATGATAAAAATCTTGATATTTCGAAATATCTAAAAATTAAAACTCTCCCATTAATTAAAGGTAGCGATAAACATATTGATAGTTCGGCAAAGAAAAGATTCCAAGATAATATGATATCAGAAGCAGGTATAGTTATATTTGTCTTTGGAAATCAATACTATGACGGAACTTTATCTAACTCCAAGGGAGTACTAGAAGATTTTGACAGGGCTATAAAGCAAAATAGATTTATTATTCCCGTAGGTTCAACTGGTTGGAGCTCTTTAGAAGTATACCAAACACTTTTATCTGAAATTGATAAATATTCTTATCTCACTCCTTTTCTAGATAAGCTACTGATAGAAAAAGATCCTGAAATTTTATCTCAAACTATTATTGATTGCATTAAGCACATCAGAGATGCTTACATCATGGATAAACTTTAA
- a CDS encoding toll/interleukin-1 receptor domain-containing protein: MREFQYFISYSRDIYYEFVNNLNNTLNEIGLKTWIDKFEINIGDEIIDNLYTVLDKSADYYGIIFIFDETFFNKAWCIKELDYAMKKRIPFFPILYKIKKEDIPNEYTFLKNYNLLTVSSLKETDYIVDRFILLHLNNIICRNISNFSIDSYVGNFLLEQIRHTTVNSIDAIFILDNFSQYLRKQKRLGNFKLTHEILFCIAITRLLKERLFRKDFQGEYHFKILEIIQEIYIKTFL, from the coding sequence GTGAGAGAATTTCAATATTTCATAAGTTATTCAAGAGATATTTACTATGAATTTGTAAATAATCTGAATAATACGTTAAATGAAATAGGATTAAAAACCTGGATTGACAAATTTGAAATTAACATTGGAGATGAAATAATTGATAATCTATATACTGTACTCGATAAAAGTGCTGATTATTATGGAATTATTTTTATATTCGATGAAACATTCTTTAACAAAGCATGGTGTATAAAAGAGCTAGATTATGCGATGAAGAAAAGGATTCCTTTTTTTCCAATATTGTATAAAATAAAAAAAGAAGATATTCCTAATGAATATACTTTCTTAAAAAATTATAATTTATTAACGGTATCATCGTTAAAAGAAACTGATTATATCGTAGATCGCTTTATATTGCTGCATTTGAACAATATTATTTGCAGAAATATTTCTAATTTTTCAATTGACAGTTATGTTGGTAATTTTTTATTAGAACAAATTCGACATACTACTGTAAATAGTATTGATGCTATTTTTATCCTAGATAACTTCTCTCAATATTTGAGAAAGCAAAAACGGTTGGGGAATTTTAAACTAACACATGAAATCTTGTTTTGTATCGCAATAACTAGACTATTAAAAGAACGTTTATTTAGGAAAGATTTCCAAGGGGAGTACCATTTTAAAATATTGGAAATCATCCAAGAAATATATATTAAGACGTTTCTATAA
- a CDS encoding tyrosine-type recombinase/integrase, which translates to MDSKLISNYLSYCESHKRLSTHTIRAYKNDLLQFYNSNYNNVESYIEFLTKSNIKSNTLRRKIASLKVFYNYLKFQDIIDENPFNQLRFQFRKEKILPKTIPYDILKSVYSYSEQKVIYSKSKYQKQKAERNLLIISLLLSTGIRISELCHIHLKDINFSNRTLHIIGKGKKERILFLGDQTTFNLLETYINKYYIRPNDYLFTGQNPLKALSEQSVRLILKKLVKKNNLSITITPHMFRHSFATMLLDKDVDIRYIQQILGHSSISVTQIYTHVSQSKQKEILTLCNPISSIRSRPQK; encoded by the coding sequence ATGGATTCTAAACTTATTTCTAATTACTTAAGTTACTGCGAATCGCATAAGCGTTTAAGCACACATACAATTCGAGCTTACAAAAATGATCTTTTACAATTTTACAATTCAAACTACAATAATGTTGAATCATATATTGAGTTTTTAACAAAATCAAATATAAAATCAAACACTCTACGACGAAAAATCGCAAGTTTGAAGGTTTTTTATAACTATTTAAAATTTCAAGATATAATTGATGAAAATCCTTTTAATCAACTACGATTTCAATTTCGGAAGGAAAAAATATTACCTAAAACCATTCCTTATGATATTTTAAAAAGTGTCTACTCATATTCAGAACAAAAAGTTATCTATTCAAAATCTAAATATCAAAAACAAAAAGCTGAAAGAAATTTACTAATCATTTCCTTATTACTTTCAACTGGCATTCGGATTTCTGAACTTTGTCATATTCATCTTAAAGATATTAATTTTTCAAATAGAACACTTCATATTATCGGGAAAGGAAAAAAAGAACGTATCCTCTTTTTAGGAGACCAAACAACCTTTAATTTATTGGAAACATATATAAATAAATACTACATCCGACCTAATGACTATTTATTTACTGGTCAAAATCCTCTTAAAGCACTGTCAGAACAAAGCGTACGTCTAATTTTAAAGAAGCTGGTTAAGAAAAACAACTTATCTATAACTATCACGCCACATATGTTTAGACACAGCTTTGCTACAATGCTACTGGATAAAGATGTAGATATTCGTTATATACAGCAAATACTTGGACATAGCTCTATTTCTGTAACTCAGATCTATACTCATGTGTCTCAATCAAAACAAAAAGAAATACTCACTCTGTGTAATCCCATATCTTCCATTCGTTCTCGACCACAAAAGTAA
- a CDS encoding HesA/MoeB/ThiF family protein, translating into MRVKRTLQPYVLNDKIKFGFGNVSLERDIDCNEMNINLIKKLDEDVDIQQLSIEERKIVKFMLSKGLLTNNQYDDTKYSRNINFFEWIDLSKNLNPCEYQKRLLESTVLIVGVGGIGSTVVEILARLGVGRFIIVDFDIVEESNLTRQSGFKKSDIGKSKVEVIQRNIQAISDSKVVTISKQLRCKNDLEKLFKSYSFDIALCCADTPSIEIDYWFDDLAHKYNKPIIVGSYASTVINYLHIIPGETISLREFYGNFMISDDHILNSKTPYSVISPISYMAAAIISYKVLDSLTGLLNITNYIQIDCMNFEVYQHDIRKIQ; encoded by the coding sequence GTGAGAGTAAAGAGAACTCTTCAGCCTTATGTGTTGAATGATAAAATAAAATTTGGTTTTGGAAATGTTTCTCTTGAGAGGGATATTGATTGTAATGAGATGAATATCAACTTGATTAAAAAGTTAGACGAGGATGTTGACATTCAACAGTTATCTATTGAAGAGCGAAAAATTGTAAAATTTATGTTATCAAAAGGATTGTTAACTAATAATCAATACGATGATACAAAATACTCTCGTAATATCAACTTTTTTGAATGGATAGATCTTTCTAAAAACTTAAATCCATGTGAGTATCAGAAAAGGCTATTAGAATCTACAGTGTTAATTGTCGGTGTAGGTGGCATTGGTTCTACGGTTGTGGAAATATTAGCTCGATTAGGAGTAGGGAGATTCATTATAGTTGATTTTGATATTGTAGAAGAATCAAATCTGACTAGACAAAGCGGTTTTAAAAAATCTGATATAGGTAAATCAAAAGTAGAGGTAATACAAAGAAATATTCAAGCAATTTCTGATTCAAAAGTTGTGACTATATCCAAACAGTTGAGATGTAAGAATGACTTAGAGAAACTTTTTAAATCATATAGTTTTGATATTGCACTATGTTGTGCTGATACTCCAAGTATCGAAATTGACTATTGGTTTGATGATTTAGCACATAAGTATAATAAACCAATTATAGTGGGTTCCTACGCATCTACAGTAATAAACTATTTGCACATTATTCCTGGAGAAACTATTTCTTTAAGAGAGTTCTATGGGAATTTTATGATATCAGATGATCATATTTTAAATAGTAAGACACCGTACAGTGTAATTTCACCGATATCGTATATGGCAGCAGCAATTATTTCCTACAAAGTATTGGATTCCTTGACAGGATTATTAAATATAACAAATTATATCCAAATCGATTGTATGAATTTCGAGGTATATCAACATGATATTAGAAAAATTCAGTAG
- the pezT gene encoding type II toxin-antitoxin system toxin PezT, which translates to MKLEEFSQDDFERASKRLVRSLTRGKTTLSQPKAILLGGQSGAGKTTIHRVKQREFQGNIIIIDGDSYRSFHPNYLGLQEKYGKDSVDYTKVFAGQMVEYLVDELSKQGYHLLIEGTLRTTEVPRKTAQLLTTRGYQVSLAVIATKPELSYLSTLIRYEELHAIDPSQARATPKEHHDGIVEHLVDNLRELENDKIFNQVQIYRRDQSCVYDSQVDKTSAAVVLHECLFGKWNKVEKEMLKLGQERLRELGGIDK; encoded by the coding sequence ATGAAACTAGAAGAATTTAGTCAAGATGATTTTGAACGAGCATCCAAACGACTCGTTCGTTCTTTAACTCGTGGGAAAACAACCTTATCTCAGCCTAAAGCTATTTTGCTCGGTGGACAGAGTGGTGCTGGTAAGACAACGATTCATCGTGTGAAACAAAGGGAATTTCAAGGCAATATCATTATCATTGATGGAGATAGTTATCGCTCTTTTCATCCGAACTACCTTGGCCTACAGGAAAAGTATGGCAAAGATAGTGTGGATTATACCAAAGTATTCGCGGGACAAATGGTTGAATATCTTGTAGATGAGTTGAGTAAACAAGGGTATCATTTGTTAATCGAGGGTACCTTGAGAACAACAGAAGTTCCTCGAAAAACGGCCCAATTATTGACAACTAGAGGTTACCAAGTCTCACTTGCAGTAATTGCGACCAAGCCAGAATTGTCCTATCTCAGTACCTTGATACGTTATGAGGAGCTCCATGCAATAGACCCAAGTCAAGCGAGAGCGACTCCCAAAGAGCACCATGATGGAATTGTAGAACATTTAGTTGATAACTTACGAGAGTTAGAAAATGACAAGATTTTTAATCAAGTTCAAATTTACCGAAGAGATCAATCGTGTGTTTATGATTCGCAAGTAGACAAAACATCAGCAGCAGTAGTCCTACACGAATGCCTATTTGGAAAATGGAATAAGGTGGAAAAAGAGATGTTGAAGTTGGGACAGGAACGGTTGAGAGAACTGGGAGGAATTGATAAGTGA